From one Lotus japonicus ecotype B-129 chromosome 3, LjGifu_v1.2 genomic stretch:
- the LOC130744778 gene encoding protein FAR1-RELATED SEQUENCE 5-like has protein sequence MTSMRKAGISTTDIYNLMADQSGGFEKINALKVDMYNEMTKKKQKEQSDAKAVLVYLKGLGSGDAGMFWSHHADEEGKLKQLFWADGISHMDFQVFGEVLAFDATYRKNRYGCPIVILVGVNHHCQTIVFGTAVLTNEKEESYVWVLEQFLAAMKGKEPSAVITDGAPAMRNAITRILPKAHHRLCAWHLLQNAQRNIGDPNFVKGFKSCMLGNYSVGHFKKKWFQLISDLNLEDNPWVQGLYEKRHMWATCMMRGKFFAGFRTTSRCEGMHSQIGRIVRSRNSLLEFVQYFERYVNYMRWREVDSDYKSVVGDAVLQTNVRALERSAANVYTRTVFLKFRSWLNSGSVVKVAALKETSSCIIYSMYRYCKPGKLWYVAHDEKMSTFRCSCQRMETFGLPCDHIIGLLVHLDIDVIPDSLVLSRWCKAAKEGMIGNSESSFKFWESIVLARLGSLVMRSSEMFNLGCESMEDYLDTVDMMAKHVEKLKAKRIAENVAAVEEDNVTPIDVKNPDVVRSKGCGGTRSVIGNKGKRKCTVCKQEGHNKTTCSQNKRQKVSAGSGSVAAGKGARGADSGL, from the coding sequence ATGACAAGTATGCGAAAAGCTGGAATTAGCACTACTGACATATACAACCTAATGGCTGACCAATCCGGAGGATTTGAAAAAATCAATGCACTTAAAGTTGACATGTATAATGAAATGACAAAGAAGAAACAAAAGGAGCAGTCTGATGCCAAAGCTGTGCTAGTGTATCTAAAGGGACTTGGTTCAGGTGATGCTGGGATGTTTTGGTCGCACCATGCTGATGAAGAAGGGAAATTGAAACAACTCTTTTGGGCTGATGGGATCAGCCATATGGATTTTCAGGTATTTGGTGAAGTTCTTGCATTTGATGCAACATACCGAAAGAATAGGTACGGATGTCCCATTGTTATTCTAGTTGGAgttaatcatcattgtcagacGATTGTATTTGGCACTGCAGTTTTGACTAATGAGAAAGAGGAGAGCTATGTCTGGGTACTTGAGCAATTTTTGGCAGCAATGAAGGGTAAAGAACCTAGTGCAGTTATCACCGATGGGGCTCCCGCAATGCGAAATGCTATTACCCGAATATTACCTAAAGCTCATCACCGATTGTGTGCATGGCACCTTTTACAAAATGCCCAAAGAAATATTGGGGACCCAAATTTTGTGAAAGGGTTTAAAAGTTGTATGTTGGGTAACTATAGTGTTGGACACTTCAAAAAAAAGTGGTTTCAATTGATTAGCGATCTAAATCTTGAAGACAATCCTTGGGTTCAGGGGTTGTATGAGAAGAGGCACATGTGGGCTACTTGTATGATGCGGGGGAAGTTCTTTGCTGGTTTTCGAACAACCTCTCGTTGTGAAGGTATGCATTCTCAAATTGGTAGGATTGTGCGGTCTCGAAATAGCTTGCTTGAGTTTGTACAATACTTTGAGCGGTATGTGAATTATATGAGATGGAGAGAGGTTGATTCAGATTACAAGTCGGTGGTAGGGGATGCTGTTCTGCAGACCAACGTGCGTGCGCTAGAACGTTCTGCTGCAAATGTCTATACAAGGACTGTTTTTCTAAAATTTCGTTCGTGGCTGAATAGTGGAAGCGTAGTGAAGGTTGCTGCATTGAAGGAGACGTCTTCATGTATCATATATTCAATGTACAGGTATTGTAAACCTGGTAAGTTGTGGTATGTCGCACATGATGAAAAGATGTCCACTTTCAGATGTTCATGTCAGCGGATGGAAACCTTTGGTCTTCCTTGTGATCATATCATTGGCCTGTTGGTACATCTTGACATTGATGTCATACCAGACAGTTTAGTGTTGTCAAGATGGTGTAAGGCAGCAAAGGAAGGTATGATAGGGAACTCTGAATCGTCATTCAAATTTTGGGAGTCCATAGTTTTGGCTAGGCTTGGGTCATTGGTGATGAGAAGTAGCGAAATGTTTAACCTCGGCTGTGAATCAATGGAGGACTACCTAGACACCGTTGACATGATGGCGAAGCATGTTGAGAAATTGAAGGCTAAGAGGATTGCAGAAAATGTCGCTGCCGTTGAAGAGGATAATGTGACACCCATTGACGTGAAGAATCCAGATGTTGTTAGGAGCAAGGGATGTGGTGGCACCCGAAGTGTGATTGGGAACAAAGGCAAAAGAAAGTGCACTGTGTGCAAGCAAGAGGGTCACAATAAAACAACTTGCTCTCAGAATAAACGACAAAAAGTTTCAGCAGGATCTGGTAGTGTTGCAGCGGGTAAGGGTGCACGAGGTGCTGATTCGGGACTGTAG
- the LOC130742721 gene encoding uncharacterized protein LOC130742721: MMFSTYYPHNYLEGNIELGTWDIEEARSSEDNTTSTQQSTICTLEWMQMDDVFMSNLLPRVEDKLVRMKAAMKLINGRHNEHFELVLGKANSFWDNQMSFD; this comes from the exons ATGATGTTTTCCACATACTACCCTCACAACTACCTTGAAGGCAATATTGAGTTGGGGACATGGGATATTGAAGAGGCAAGGTCCAGTGAGGACAACACAACCAG CACTCAACAATCCACTATATGCACCTTGGAATGGATGCAAATGGATGATGTCTTCATGTCCAACTTACTCCCAAGG GTGGAGGATAAATTGGTAAGGATGAAGGCTGCCATGAAACTCATTAATGGGCGACACAATGAACACTTCGAATTGGTGCTGGGAAAAGCAAACAGCTTCTGGGACAACCAAATGTCTTTTGATTAG